A region of Candidatus Sulfotelmatobacter sp. DNA encodes the following proteins:
- a CDS encoding alpha-ketoglutarate-dependent dioxygenase AlkB: protein MYAVRQIPLFASAELPTTLVGDHGDVTYVPEFLDALTADALVRELNADTLWRADSRIMYGKRVLVPRETAARGEGKPQPWTPTLQTVRERIEAHTGTTYDYVHINRYRNGHDAVAWHGDHDGERDARLVVASLSLGAMRAFQLRPKKDSGLRYDPITVEVAHGDLIVMAGDTQLYWEHRVPRDSRVTGERLNLTFRQHRARA from the coding sequence ATGTACGCTGTCCGCCAAATCCCCCTGTTCGCGTCGGCCGAGCTCCCGACAACCCTCGTCGGTGACCACGGCGACGTGACCTACGTTCCGGAGTTCCTCGACGCCTTGACCGCCGATGCGCTCGTGCGCGAGCTCAACGCCGACACGCTCTGGCGCGCCGACTCACGGATCATGTACGGCAAGCGCGTTCTGGTCCCGCGCGAGACCGCCGCGCGCGGCGAAGGAAAGCCGCAGCCCTGGACCCCGACGCTGCAAACGGTGCGCGAGCGGATCGAGGCGCACACCGGCACGACCTACGACTACGTGCACATCAACCGCTACCGCAACGGACACGACGCGGTCGCCTGGCACGGCGACCACGACGGCGAACGCGACGCGCGGCTGGTCGTGGCGTCGCTCTCGCTGGGCGCCATGCGCGCCTTCCAGTTGCGGCCGAAGAAGGACAGCGGGCTGCGGTACGATCCGATCACGGTCGAGGTCGCGCACGGCGATCTCATCGTGATGGCGGGCGATACGCAGCTCTATTGGGAACACCGCGTCCCGCGCGATTCGCGGGTGACCGGCGAACGCCTCAACCTGACGTTCCGACAGCACCGCGCGCGCGCC
- a CDS encoding M1 family metallopeptidase translates to MRKLVLGFGLLMAAGVCAPAFADAPFNFDTAPGRLPKDVVPTDYQVAIVPHIAAKTLSGHETVTLLVRKVTTRIVFNTLNETLSDVRLDGTPVAAVDTQNEKQLTTISLAHPATVGRHTLTMSYTGKLETAPQGLFVQPYRTPAGASGTMLSTQFESTDARRMFPCWDEPAFRSTFTLTATVPAAWAVVSNMPVATRTVHGATATTTFERSPKMPTYLVEFSAGDLARISATSGGTNFGVWAVRGQEQSGAYALANAQQILADYNAYFGVKYPLPKLDSIAVPGGFEGAMENWGAITYNDQILLLPPNSTMGRQQDVFSVQAHEMAHQWNGDLVTMGWWDDLWLNESFASWMSAKETDLRNPTWTWWEGQDDDKEGAMAADARSTSHAIEQHVTDELQAEAAFDPEITYSKGQAFLRMLEAYLGPDTFRDGVRRYIKARAYSNATSADLWNGLSAASGKDVAKVAAAWTTQPGFPLVMVAASCDAAGNRTITLSQKRFLLTGSDPAHLHWSVPMDVRSGNGTPEQVLLTQDGQTVAAGRCDEPLSANAGDIGFYRVAYDAQTLAVNQKHFGQLPDADKIAMLDDQWALVQANQAPLSSYFALASSMGTDFDARAWEQILSAIGVIERDERGTAGYDAFVAYARGLVMPVYNTLGWTSQPGETPAKGQLRRDVLRALGSVGYQPVVDEARKRFAAFVKDRSAIDADDQQMILTIVAINADQATYDQLVAVAKTAREQAEFQRYFSPLFFVKDPKLAQQSLQLVMSPAVPPQAAAFRIRFIGMLSEYHPAMAWQFFTTHSSELLSSTSEFERILILAQYVPQMFWDAVPLDQIEAWVRAHVPASTSIYIARGMESARFQSDLKARLVPATDAFVSSTSRS, encoded by the coding sequence ATGAGAAAACTAGTTCTTGGCTTCGGCCTGCTCATGGCGGCGGGCGTTTGCGCGCCCGCGTTCGCCGACGCGCCGTTCAACTTCGATACTGCGCCGGGCCGGTTGCCGAAGGACGTCGTGCCGACGGACTACCAGGTCGCGATCGTGCCGCACATCGCCGCCAAGACGCTCAGTGGTCACGAGACGGTCACCCTACTGGTGCGAAAAGTGACCACCCGCATCGTCTTCAACACGCTCAACGAGACCCTGAGCGACGTGCGGCTGGACGGCACCCCCGTCGCCGCGGTCGACACCCAGAACGAGAAGCAACTCACGACGATCTCGCTGGCGCATCCGGCCACGGTCGGACGCCACACGCTCACGATGAGCTACACGGGAAAGCTGGAGACCGCGCCGCAAGGACTGTTCGTCCAACCCTACCGCACCCCGGCCGGCGCGAGCGGGACGATGCTTTCGACGCAGTTCGAGTCGACGGACGCGCGCCGCATGTTCCCGTGCTGGGACGAGCCGGCGTTTCGCTCGACCTTCACGCTGACGGCAACCGTGCCGGCCGCCTGGGCGGTCGTCTCCAACATGCCGGTGGCGACGCGCACCGTGCACGGCGCGACGGCGACGACGACGTTCGAACGCTCGCCGAAGATGCCGACGTACCTCGTCGAGTTCTCCGCCGGCGACCTGGCGCGCATCTCCGCGACCAGCGGTGGAACGAACTTCGGCGTGTGGGCGGTGCGCGGCCAAGAGCAGAGCGGAGCCTATGCGCTCGCCAATGCGCAGCAGATCCTCGCCGACTACAACGCCTACTTCGGCGTGAAGTACCCGCTGCCCAAGCTCGACTCGATCGCCGTTCCCGGCGGCTTCGAGGGCGCGATGGAGAACTGGGGCGCGATCACCTACAACGACCAGATCTTGCTGCTCCCGCCGAACTCGACGATGGGACGCCAGCAAGACGTGTTCTCGGTGCAGGCGCACGAGATGGCGCATCAGTGGAACGGCGACTTGGTGACGATGGGCTGGTGGGACGACCTCTGGCTCAACGAGAGCTTCGCGTCCTGGATGTCGGCGAAGGAGACCGACCTGCGCAATCCGACCTGGACCTGGTGGGAAGGGCAGGACGATGACAAGGAAGGTGCGATGGCGGCCGACGCGCGCAGCACCTCGCACGCGATCGAGCAGCACGTCACCGACGAGCTCCAGGCCGAAGCCGCGTTCGATCCGGAGATCACGTACAGCAAGGGCCAAGCGTTCCTGCGCATGCTGGAGGCGTATCTGGGCCCCGACACGTTCCGTGACGGCGTGCGCCGCTACATCAAGGCGCGCGCGTACTCGAATGCGACGAGCGCCGATCTGTGGAACGGCCTGAGCGCGGCGAGCGGCAAAGACGTGGCGAAGGTCGCAGCCGCGTGGACGACGCAGCCGGGTTTCCCGCTCGTCATGGTAGCGGCGAGCTGCGATGCGGCGGGGAACCGAACGATCACGCTCTCGCAGAAGCGCTTCCTACTGACCGGCAGCGATCCGGCCCACTTGCACTGGAGCGTTCCGATGGACGTTCGCTCCGGGAACGGCACGCCGGAGCAAGTGCTGCTCACGCAGGACGGGCAAACGGTCGCGGCGGGACGCTGCGACGAACCGCTGAGCGCGAATGCCGGCGACATCGGTTTCTACCGAGTGGCCTATGATGCGCAGACGCTGGCGGTGAATCAAAAGCACTTCGGGCAACTGCCGGACGCGGACAAGATCGCGATGCTCGACGATCAGTGGGCCTTGGTCCAGGCGAACCAGGCACCGCTCTCCTCGTACTTCGCGCTGGCGTCCTCGATGGGGACGGACTTCGATGCGCGAGCGTGGGAGCAGATCCTCAGTGCGATCGGTGTGATCGAGCGCGACGAGCGGGGGACAGCCGGCTACGACGCTTTCGTCGCCTACGCGCGCGGGCTGGTCATGCCGGTGTACAACACGCTCGGGTGGACGTCGCAGCCCGGCGAGACGCCCGCGAAAGGGCAGCTGCGGCGCGACGTGCTGCGCGCGCTCGGAAGCGTCGGTTATCAGCCCGTCGTCGACGAGGCTCGCAAGCGCTTCGCCGCCTTCGTCAAGGATCGCTCGGCGATCGATGCCGACGACCAGCAAATGATCTTGACGATCGTCGCGATCAACGCCGATCAAGCGACGTACGACCAGCTCGTCGCGGTTGCGAAGACGGCGCGCGAGCAGGCCGAGTTCCAGCGCTACTTCAGCCCGCTGTTCTTCGTCAAGGATCCCAAGCTGGCGCAGCAGTCGCTCCAACTTGTCATGTCGCCGGCCGTTCCGCCCCAGGCCGCCGCGTTCCGCATCCGGTTCATCGGCATGCTGTCCGAATACCACCCGGCCATGGCGTGGCAGTTCTTCACCACGCACTCGAGCGAGTTGCTCAGCTCGACGTCCGAGTTCGAGCGCATCCTGATTCTCGCACAATACGTCCCGCAGATGTTCTGGGATGCCGTGCCGCTCGATCAGATCGAGGCGTGGGTACGGGCACACGTCCCGGCGAGCACCTCCATCTATATCGCCCGCGGCATGGAGAGCGCGCGGTTCCAGTCCGATCTCAAAGCTCGGCTCGTCCCGGCGACCGATGCGTTCGTGAGCTCGACCAGCCGGAGCTGA
- a CDS encoding HD-GYP domain-containing protein: protein MDGRTALARYLVETRSTIAHAILDRLPPRPTGQASALIVRSLVSAVGQAIETSSPEPVVAWARMARGAYPVSTIHELVLAATESAAEIGEPLHLDFSALLVFLEIVKANVTDAFPLAPGARFDDPTRTTGQVLDGVLAMLKARDEATCAHSHATGAWCRRLAEQLNLSASASDFIVKAGILHDIGKIGTPDDILFKPSTLTPDEWKVMQRHAEFGAQILSELPALAPYAPIVRAHHERWDGRGYPYGLKGEEIPFEARVVAVADAFHAMISARPYRPAIGQREAMAILREGRGTQWDASVVDAMIEMLEAPRTRGRREAARG from the coding sequence ATGGACGGCCGGACCGCGCTCGCGCGGTACCTCGTGGAAACCCGATCGACGATCGCCCATGCGATCCTCGACAGGTTGCCTCCGCGTCCGACCGGCCAAGCATCGGCGCTGATCGTCCGCTCCCTGGTCTCCGCGGTGGGCCAGGCGATCGAGACCTCGAGCCCCGAACCCGTCGTCGCCTGGGCCCGCATGGCCCGGGGCGCCTACCCCGTCTCCACCATCCATGAGCTCGTCCTAGCGGCGACCGAATCCGCCGCCGAGATCGGCGAGCCCCTGCACCTGGACTTCTCGGCGCTGCTGGTTTTCCTCGAGATCGTGAAGGCCAACGTCACCGACGCCTTCCCGCTCGCGCCCGGCGCGCGCTTTGACGACCCGACCCGGACGACCGGTCAGGTCCTCGACGGCGTGCTCGCGATGCTGAAAGCTCGCGACGAGGCGACCTGCGCCCACTCGCACGCGACCGGCGCCTGGTGCCGCCGCCTGGCCGAGCAGCTCAATCTCTCGGCGAGCGCGTCCGACTTCATCGTCAAGGCGGGCATCTTGCACGACATCGGCAAGATCGGCACGCCCGACGACATCCTTTTCAAGCCCTCGACGTTGACCCCGGACGAGTGGAAGGTCATGCAGCGCCACGCCGAGTTCGGCGCGCAGATCCTCAGCGAGCTGCCGGCACTGGCGCCGTATGCGCCGATCGTCCGCGCGCACCACGAACGCTGGGACGGCCGCGGCTATCCGTACGGCCTCAAGGGCGAAGAGATCCCCTTCGAAGCACGCGTGGTCGCCGTCGCCGACGCCTTCCACGCCATGATTTCGGCGCGGCCCTACCGGCCCGCCATCGGCCAGCGCGAAGCGATGGCCATCCTCCGCGAAGGCCGCGGCACCCAATGGGATGCGAGCGTGGTCGACGCGATGATCGAGATGTTGGAAGCGCCGCGGACGCGCGGGAGACGGGAAGCGGCGCGGGGGTAG
- a CDS encoding LuxR C-terminal-related transcriptional regulator, which translates to MIRSVASDGRPNVGGVFRPIDRPRVLERLATAAQYRITTIIAPAGFGKSVALRQFLATVPSSVVYDVPPDATTLVPFVRGFAEALADIAPGLRRSLATALDGARESETPGRDLGAWAATHVRSLNTLIALDDLHVGEGDREVSRFLSVLIDRTRDGPRWLLSSRSPLELPVASWLAYGDSDLMIDAVDLRFTVDEARESARTSRVAVRDEELAAIIDLVDGWPTALTFALRVSVRASDLRTVSAGTREMVYRYLAEQVWHSLDDRMRTFLRTVVFLPRMENRLATAAGFNNAASIIETLRERVAFVTVLDTGVYQLHDLFRDFVRRQIELEGEDALREAILSAGRVLEKADLPAAALERYLEVHATDDVARVLASANFRLLESGHYDVAERAVRMLRGSLALTPGVLAVRAAIEESHGRVESAEKLYESALDRSGEDLAFQVEVAWRFGVVMYQQGRFEAVPRLEALVSRADLSDADRANIAGSLAQVKALAGDLPAASRYLEDALALADFADDVTRARTYGRAATVAFFARDEGALERFTREGIRLATEAGIFQLAARLNVTVSASHAFMGRLPSAAWYSSQVVSNGEKAGDPQLQTIGLRDLMLVEAQRGNESRVAELDRQLASLSYRGPLAISSFALAKALVSIGQQQFTEAQSILGTVARKELGVFQERLRSGLLSIAAACGEDRQAALGALESYEQAVETGDDTGPIFQHFNSLAERFAILGNIALGRNSVAQRLLRNASPLSKSMAGLDPGISALLNRAPEQLADAVRTMRLDGVAGLGRLLEVLQARLEPATEFRGDLTAVELQVLLSMARGLSNKAIADDQRRAINTVRTHVSSILRKLGCESRGEAVAAARRLGLV; encoded by the coding sequence GTGATCCGGAGTGTAGCGTCTGACGGTCGTCCTAATGTCGGCGGAGTCTTCCGTCCGATCGATCGCCCACGCGTTCTCGAGCGCCTTGCGACCGCGGCCCAATATCGGATCACCACGATCATCGCCCCGGCCGGCTTCGGGAAGTCGGTTGCTCTGCGGCAGTTCCTAGCGACCGTTCCCTCCTCGGTCGTCTATGACGTCCCCCCCGACGCCACGACCCTGGTCCCATTCGTCCGCGGTTTCGCGGAGGCGCTGGCAGACATCGCCCCCGGACTCCGCCGCTCACTGGCGACCGCGCTGGACGGGGCGCGCGAGTCCGAGACCCCAGGCCGGGACCTCGGCGCGTGGGCAGCCACGCACGTACGCTCACTGAATACCCTCATCGCGCTCGACGATCTGCACGTCGGCGAAGGCGATCGCGAAGTCTCCCGGTTCCTGTCCGTCCTCATCGACCGAACGCGCGACGGCCCACGGTGGCTGCTCTCGTCGCGAAGCCCGCTCGAGCTCCCGGTTGCATCGTGGCTCGCCTACGGTGACTCCGACCTTATGATCGACGCCGTCGACCTTCGGTTCACGGTCGACGAAGCGCGCGAAAGCGCTCGCACGTCGCGAGTAGCCGTCCGCGACGAAGAACTGGCCGCGATCATCGATCTGGTCGACGGTTGGCCGACCGCGCTTACTTTTGCACTGCGCGTCTCCGTTCGCGCCAGCGACCTACGCACGGTTTCGGCCGGCACCCGCGAGATGGTATATCGGTATTTGGCCGAGCAGGTTTGGCACTCGCTCGACGACCGTATGCGTACGTTCTTACGCACGGTCGTCTTCCTGCCGCGCATGGAAAACCGGCTCGCGACGGCCGCCGGTTTTAACAACGCTGCCTCGATCATCGAGACGCTGCGCGAGCGCGTCGCTTTCGTCACGGTGCTCGATACAGGCGTGTACCAGCTCCACGACCTCTTTCGCGACTTCGTGCGCCGGCAGATCGAACTAGAAGGGGAAGACGCGCTGCGCGAAGCGATCCTCTCGGCCGGCCGCGTCCTCGAGAAAGCAGACCTTCCGGCCGCCGCCCTTGAGCGGTACCTAGAAGTCCACGCAACGGACGATGTCGCACGGGTGCTTGCAAGCGCGAACTTTCGTCTCCTCGAAAGCGGCCATTACGACGTCGCAGAGCGCGCGGTCCGGATGTTGCGCGGATCGCTTGCCCTCACGCCCGGCGTGCTAGCTGTGCGTGCCGCGATCGAGGAGTCGCACGGACGAGTCGAAAGCGCTGAAAAGCTCTACGAATCAGCGCTTGATCGCAGCGGCGAGGATCTTGCCTTCCAAGTCGAAGTTGCATGGCGCTTCGGCGTCGTGATGTACCAGCAGGGCCGCTTCGAGGCGGTGCCACGGCTCGAAGCGCTCGTTAGTCGGGCGGACCTCTCCGACGCCGATCGCGCAAACATCGCAGGCTCGCTCGCACAGGTGAAGGCTCTCGCAGGCGATCTCCCGGCTGCAAGCCGGTACTTAGAGGATGCTCTCGCGCTCGCAGATTTCGCGGACGACGTCACGCGCGCTCGTACGTACGGACGAGCAGCGACGGTCGCCTTTTTTGCACGCGATGAGGGTGCGCTTGAGCGCTTCACTCGCGAAGGAATTCGATTGGCGACTGAAGCGGGTATCTTCCAGCTCGCTGCGCGCCTCAATGTGACGGTCAGCGCTTCGCACGCCTTCATGGGCCGACTCCCGTCGGCCGCGTGGTACTCCTCGCAGGTCGTGAGTAACGGGGAAAAGGCTGGAGATCCCCAGCTGCAGACGATCGGCCTGCGCGACCTGATGCTAGTCGAAGCACAGCGAGGCAACGAGTCACGCGTGGCGGAACTCGACCGGCAACTCGCCAGCTTGTCGTACCGAGGACCGCTCGCGATCTCGTCCTTCGCGCTAGCCAAGGCGCTCGTCTCCATCGGCCAACAACAGTTTACTGAAGCGCAAAGCATTCTTGGTACAGTCGCGCGCAAAGAGCTCGGCGTGTTCCAAGAACGCTTGCGTAGCGGGTTGCTTTCGATCGCGGCCGCCTGTGGCGAAGATCGGCAAGCGGCGCTGGGCGCGCTGGAATCATACGAGCAGGCCGTGGAGACAGGCGACGACACCGGCCCAATTTTCCAACACTTCAACTCGCTCGCCGAACGGTTCGCGATTCTCGGCAACATCGCGCTCGGCCGTAACTCCGTCGCGCAGCGCCTCTTGCGTAATGCCTCTCCTCTCTCCAAGAGCATGGCCGGCCTGGACCCTGGCATTTCCGCCCTGCTGAACCGCGCACCGGAGCAGCTTGCCGACGCGGTCCGAACGATGCGCCTCGACGGGGTCGCCGGTCTCGGCCGACTGCTGGAGGTCCTCCAAGCTCGCCTCGAGCCGGCCACTGAGTTCAGGGGTGACCTGACGGCCGTCGAGCTCCAGGTCCTTCTCTCGATGGCGCGAGGGCTCTCGAACAAGGCAATCGCTGACGACCAGCGCCGGGCCATCAACACGGTCCGCACCCACGTTTCCTCGATTCTCAGGAAGCTTGGCTGCGAGAGCAGGGGCGAGGCGGTCGCCGCCGCCCGCCGATTGGGGCTCGTCTAA